A part of Neoarius graeffei isolate fNeoGra1 chromosome 22, fNeoGra1.pri, whole genome shotgun sequence genomic DNA contains:
- the poldip3 gene encoding polymerase delta-interacting protein 3 isoform X1 — protein sequence MRTSVPGFSARKMADVSLDELIRRRNFNIRGGLKRPTFGRGVGLTGRGAGSVGRGAGFMGRTFDARQKIGTTDVRQRLGGSGAFQVKDAREKLGQKDARFRIQARGAAVSTVQDARQTINSRKQQQVQDSPLVSTSQTPIPHIHIQNNNNSPSSTSVWAFPTSQGLGARVGLAIQPRGGITKVVDARDRLSLKRSVSSLPSQGSAAPLKITKTIQQRPVGMTSGIRINVPSRAAQCVSKEEEEEEAVVPNKQLKFTTTNDLAQTRVGGSFSVSTPITKVVKNDSYMAPPPAPPAAAAAVAPTHSNPHPPAQAPENSSSQPAQPVFSPLEGTKITVNNLHPRVTEEDIVELFCVCGALKRARLVKVGVAEVVFVRKDDAISAYRKYNNRCLDGQPMKCNLHIQGSVITSDQPILLRLSDTPGKKETPSSAASRSTPRSSSAEVDPQTILKALFKSSNQSSATTETPPPAAHSTAFRIKI from the exons ATGCGCACCTCTGTCCCTGGATTCTCGGCGAGGAAGATGGCGGACGTTTCTTTAGACGAATTAATACGCCGACGCAATTTTAACATCAGAGGAGGCCTTAAGAG GCCAACTTTCGGCAGAGGGGTAGGGCTAACGGGAAGAGGGGCGGGCTCAGTAGGGAGAGGGGCGGGGTTTATGGGCCGGACGTTTGATGCCAGACAGAAGATCGGCACCACCGATGTCAGACAGAGGCTTGGAGGAAGTGGAG CGTTCCAGGTCAAGGATGCGAGAGAGAAGCTGGGTCAGAAGGATGCACGTTTCCGTATTCAGGCCAGAGGGGCTGCTGTGAGCACAGTGCAGGATGCCAGACAGACCATAAACTCACGGAAACAGCAGCAGGTCCAAGATTCTCCCTTAGTAAGCACGTCTCAGACCCCAATCCCACACATCCATATTCAGAACAACAATAACAGTCCCAGCAGCACCAGTGTCTGGGCCTTCCCCACCAGCCAGGGGCTGGGGGCCCGAGTCGGCCTGGCCATACAGCCCAGAGGCGGGATCACGAAAGTGGTGGATGCGCGTGATAGGCTAAGTCTGAAGAGAAGCGTATCATCGCTGCCCAGTCAGGGATCTGCAGCTCCGCTTAAGATCACCAAAACGATCCAG caGAGGCCTGTTGGTATGACCAGCGGAATTCGCATCAATGTACCAAGTAGAGCAGCTCAG TGTGTCtccaaggaggaggaggaagaggaggctgTGGTTCCGAATAAACAGTTAAAGTTCACCACGACCAACGACCTGGCCCAGAcacgg GTGGGTGGCAGTTTCTCCGTCTCTACTCCAATCACCAAAGTGGTTAAGAACGACTCGTACATGGCTCCACCCCCTGCACCTCCTGCTGCAGCTGCTGCAGTGGCACCCACTCACTCTAATCCCCACCCACCTGCACAGGCTCCTGAAAACTCCAGCTCTCAGcctgcacag ccagtGTTCAGTCCATTGGAAGGAACCAAAATCACAGTGAATAATCTCCACCCGCGCGTCACAGAGGAAGACATCGTG gaactgttctgtgtgtgtggtgCGCTGAAGCGAGCTCGGCTGGTGAAGGTCGGAGTGGCTGAGGTGGTGTTTGTGCGGAAAGACGACGCTATCAGCGCTTACAGGAAATACAACAACCGCTGTCTGGAcg GTCAGCCAATGAAGTGCAACCTGCACATCCAGGGTAGCGTCATCACGTCAGACCAGCCCATCCTGCT GAGACTGAGTGATACTCCTGGAAAGAAGGAGACTCCGTCCTCGGCTGCGTCCCGATCCACACCTCGTTCCAGCTCAGCTGAAGTGGATCCTCAGACCATCCTGAAGGCTCTGTTTAAATCGTCCAATCAGAGCTCAGCCACAACAGAGACTCCTCCCCCTGCTGCACACTCTACAGCCTTCCGCATCAAGATCTAA
- the poldip3 gene encoding polymerase delta-interacting protein 3 isoform X2: MADVSLDELIRRRNFNIRGGLKRPTFGRGVGLTGRGAGSVGRGAGFMGRTFDARQKIGTTDVRQRLGGSGAFQVKDAREKLGQKDARFRIQARGAAVSTVQDARQTINSRKQQQVQDSPLVSTSQTPIPHIHIQNNNNSPSSTSVWAFPTSQGLGARVGLAIQPRGGITKVVDARDRLSLKRSVSSLPSQGSAAPLKITKTIQRPVGMTSGIRINVPSRAAQCVSKEEEEEEAVVPNKQLKFTTTNDLAQTRVGGSFSVSTPITKVVKNDSYMAPPPAPPAAAAAVAPTHSNPHPPAQAPENSSSQPAQPVFSPLEGTKITVNNLHPRVTEEDIVELFCVCGALKRARLVKVGVAEVVFVRKDDAISAYRKYNNRCLDGQPMKCNLHIQGSVITSDQPILLRLSDTPGKKETPSSAASRSTPRSSSAEVDPQTILKALFKSSNQSSATTETPPPAAHSTAFRIKI, translated from the exons ATGGCGGACGTTTCTTTAGACGAATTAATACGCCGACGCAATTTTAACATCAGAGGAGGCCTTAAGAG GCCAACTTTCGGCAGAGGGGTAGGGCTAACGGGAAGAGGGGCGGGCTCAGTAGGGAGAGGGGCGGGGTTTATGGGCCGGACGTTTGATGCCAGACAGAAGATCGGCACCACCGATGTCAGACAGAGGCTTGGAGGAAGTGGAG CGTTCCAGGTCAAGGATGCGAGAGAGAAGCTGGGTCAGAAGGATGCACGTTTCCGTATTCAGGCCAGAGGGGCTGCTGTGAGCACAGTGCAGGATGCCAGACAGACCATAAACTCACGGAAACAGCAGCAGGTCCAAGATTCTCCCTTAGTAAGCACGTCTCAGACCCCAATCCCACACATCCATATTCAGAACAACAATAACAGTCCCAGCAGCACCAGTGTCTGGGCCTTCCCCACCAGCCAGGGGCTGGGGGCCCGAGTCGGCCTGGCCATACAGCCCAGAGGCGGGATCACGAAAGTGGTGGATGCGCGTGATAGGCTAAGTCTGAAGAGAAGCGTATCATCGCTGCCCAGTCAGGGATCTGCAGCTCCGCTTAAGATCACCAAAACGATCCAG AGGCCTGTTGGTATGACCAGCGGAATTCGCATCAATGTACCAAGTAGAGCAGCTCAG TGTGTCtccaaggaggaggaggaagaggaggctgTGGTTCCGAATAAACAGTTAAAGTTCACCACGACCAACGACCTGGCCCAGAcacgg GTGGGTGGCAGTTTCTCCGTCTCTACTCCAATCACCAAAGTGGTTAAGAACGACTCGTACATGGCTCCACCCCCTGCACCTCCTGCTGCAGCTGCTGCAGTGGCACCCACTCACTCTAATCCCCACCCACCTGCACAGGCTCCTGAAAACTCCAGCTCTCAGcctgcacag ccagtGTTCAGTCCATTGGAAGGAACCAAAATCACAGTGAATAATCTCCACCCGCGCGTCACAGAGGAAGACATCGTG gaactgttctgtgtgtgtggtgCGCTGAAGCGAGCTCGGCTGGTGAAGGTCGGAGTGGCTGAGGTGGTGTTTGTGCGGAAAGACGACGCTATCAGCGCTTACAGGAAATACAACAACCGCTGTCTGGAcg GTCAGCCAATGAAGTGCAACCTGCACATCCAGGGTAGCGTCATCACGTCAGACCAGCCCATCCTGCT GAGACTGAGTGATACTCCTGGAAAGAAGGAGACTCCGTCCTCGGCTGCGTCCCGATCCACACCTCGTTCCAGCTCAGCTGAAGTGGATCCTCAGACCATCCTGAAGGCTCTGTTTAAATCGTCCAATCAGAGCTCAGCCACAACAGAGACTCCTCCCCCTGCTGCACACTCTACAGCCTTCCGCATCAAGATCTAA
- the rrp7a gene encoding ribosomal RNA-processing protein 7 homolog A, producing the protein MFPSSTSGCAGKMAAPTQRRASSSCEIPGGFTVLSLKFCSDSPAQHQLCVKEHRVRAEKNTHRPPDRTLLVLNIPPYCSQIAVKNLFSQFGPVQHVELCEKPGAAEDKQPDLSPYFTPAHKQCFKVAYVVFKRSSGVAAAKAHPYDSPLIVSTEKNPVHTGLKKWISEYKQSFIEPELLQKAIDDFITQYDKRKEEAELQKKEAEEQQEDEEGWVKVTKGGKGVKSRPHSEAANRRTLQKEQNKKKQKELLNFYTWQHRDSKREHIAELRRKFEEDKQRIALLRAQRKFRPY; encoded by the exons ATGTTCCCCAGCAGCACTTCCGGTTGTGCAGGGAAGATGGCGGCGCCCACACAGAGACGCGCGAGCAGCAGCTGTGAGATTCCCGGAGGGTTTACAG TGTTGTCCTTGAAGTTCTGCTCAGACAGTCCAGCGCAGCACCAGCTGTGTGTGAAAGAGCACAGGGTGCGGGCAGAAAAGAACACACACAGACCACCGGACAGGACACTGCTCGTCCTTAACATCCCTCCATACTGCTCACAG attGCAGTGAAGAACTTGTTCTCTCAGTTTGGTCCAGTTCAGCATGTGGAACTGTGTGAGAAACCTGGAGCAGCTGAAGATAAGCAACCCGACCTGTCCCCTTATTTCACACCTGCACACAAACAG tgttttAAGGTGGCCTACGTGGTGTTCAAACGCTCTTCAGGTGTAGCAGCAGCTAAAGCACATCCATACGACTCTCCACTCATCGTCTCCACTGAAAAGAATCCGGTTCACACCGGACTCAAGA agtggatCAGTGAATACAAACAGTCGTTCATTGAACCGGAGCTCCTGCAAAAGGCCATTGATGACTTCATAACCCAGTACGATAAGaggaaagag GAGGCGGAGCTTCAGAAGAAGGAGGCGGAGGAACAGCAGGAGGATGAGGAAGGTTGGGTTAAAGTGACCAAAGGAGGCAAAGGCGTTAAGTCCCGCCCACACAGTGAGGCAGCCAATCGGAGAACACTTCAGAAAGAACAGAACAAGAAAAAGCAGAAAGAGCTGCTGAACTTCTACACATGGCAACATCGCGACTCGAAAAGAGAAC atATTGCTGAATTGAGGAGGAAGTTTGAGGAGGATAAGCAGCGGATCGCTTTACTCCGAGCACAGAGGAAATTCAGACCCTACTga